From the genome of Parazoarcus communis, one region includes:
- a CDS encoding response regulator transcription factor — protein sequence MSPSALSAADPAAAGIVLIVDDVPENLALLHDALDEAGYLVLVATNGESAIARARQSLPDVVLLDALMPGMDGFEVARRLKADFATRAIPLIFMTGLTETEHVVAAFAAGGADYVTKPIKPAEVLARIAAHVQNARQMKQARSALDAFGQATVAVRASDGKLVWQTPLARQLIRSWFEPERSEPSEIAPPRLLDWIMAAELARRERREVPGLVASEGARRLLASFHDQTGDEEWLVVLREENDASAIEALIAAFRLTGREAEVLYWVIRGKTNRDIGDILGTSPRTVHKHLEHVFEKLGVETRTAAASMATAKIRAASEGA from the coding sequence ATGAGCCCATCTGCCCTGAGTGCTGCCGACCCCGCTGCTGCAGGCATCGTGCTGATCGTCGACGACGTGCCCGAGAACCTCGCGCTGCTGCACGATGCGCTCGACGAAGCCGGCTATCTGGTACTGGTCGCCACCAACGGCGAGAGCGCGATTGCGCGCGCGCGCCAGAGCCTGCCCGATGTCGTGCTGCTCGATGCGCTGATGCCCGGCATGGACGGCTTCGAGGTCGCACGGCGACTCAAGGCCGATTTTGCGACCCGCGCGATCCCGCTCATCTTCATGACCGGGCTCACGGAAACCGAGCATGTGGTTGCGGCGTTTGCCGCCGGTGGTGCCGACTATGTGACCAAGCCGATCAAGCCCGCCGAGGTGCTCGCCCGCATTGCGGCCCATGTACAGAACGCGCGTCAGATGAAGCAGGCCCGCAGCGCCCTTGACGCCTTCGGCCAGGCAACGGTCGCGGTCAGGGCGAGTGATGGCAAGCTGGTATGGCAGACGCCGCTGGCGCGCCAGCTGATCCGAAGCTGGTTCGAGCCCGAGCGCAGCGAACCGAGCGAGATTGCACCGCCGCGCCTGCTCGACTGGATCATGGCTGCCGAACTCGCGCGTCGCGAGCGTCGCGAGGTGCCCGGCCTGGTGGCGAGTGAGGGGGCCCGTCGCCTGCTGGCCTCGTTCCACGATCAGACCGGCGACGAAGAGTGGCTGGTGGTGTTGCGCGAAGAGAACGACGCCAGCGCGATCGAGGCCCTGATTGCAGCTTTCCGCCTCACCGGGCGCGAGGCCGAGGTGCTGTACTGGGTGATCCGGGGCAAGACCAACCGCGACATCGGCGACATTCTCGGTACCAGTCCGCGCACGGTGCACAAGCACCTCGAACATGTGTTCGAGAAGCTCGGCGTCGAAACCCGCACGGCCGCGGCGTCGATGGCAACGGCAAAGATCCGCGCCGCGAGCGAGGGTGCCTAG
- a CDS encoding tryptophan synthase subunit beta like protein, producing the protein MFVRRDEAGRIVAASLEAEGAISEWVEDGEPELLAFGQGEASDATLTASDLRLVRVLEDIVDLLIERDVIRFTDLPEQAQAKLMERKSLRASMRSGLNLLGSGDDGGLI; encoded by the coding sequence GTGTTCGTAAGGCGTGATGAAGCGGGGCGCATCGTGGCTGCCAGCCTTGAGGCTGAGGGCGCGATCAGCGAGTGGGTTGAGGATGGCGAGCCGGAGCTGCTGGCTTTCGGGCAGGGGGAGGCGAGCGATGCGACTCTGACGGCATCCGACCTCAGGCTGGTCCGGGTGCTGGAAGATATCGTCGATCTGTTGATCGAGCGTGATGTCATCCGCTTCACCGACTTGCCCGAACAGGCGCAGGCGAAGCTCATGGAGCGCAAGTCCCTGCGTGCCTCGATGCGCAGCGGACTGAATCTGCTGGGCAGCGGGGACGATGGTGGCTTGATCTGA
- a CDS encoding transglutaminase-like cysteine peptidase — MLGLAIGLCAAAPDLDRMQTLAVARYGQPAGEAVVAWRRMISEARDLDEAGKLARVNTFFNRRIRFVDDIIVWKQSDYWATPLETLGRDAGDCEDFSIAKYMSLRLLEVPADKLRLVYVRARIGAADSTITQAHMVLSYFETPNAEPLVLDNLIGEIRPAGRRPDLFPVFSFNNEGLWVGGGTTSAADPTTRLSRWRDVLERMRSEGLQ; from the coding sequence ATGCTCGGACTCGCGATCGGTCTGTGCGCAGCGGCGCCAGACCTCGACCGCATGCAGACGCTTGCCGTGGCCCGCTATGGCCAACCGGCCGGCGAAGCGGTCGTCGCATGGCGCCGGATGATCAGCGAAGCCCGCGATCTCGACGAGGCGGGCAAGCTCGCCAGAGTGAACACCTTTTTCAACCGCCGTATCCGCTTCGTGGACGACATCATCGTCTGGAAGCAATCCGACTACTGGGCCACGCCGCTGGAAACACTCGGCCGCGACGCAGGCGACTGCGAGGATTTCTCGATCGCGAAGTACATGAGTCTGCGCCTGCTCGAGGTTCCTGCCGACAAGTTACGGCTTGTGTACGTGCGCGCCCGCATCGGCGCCGCCGACAGCACCATCACCCAGGCGCACATGGTGCTCAGCTATTTCGAAACACCCAATGCCGAGCCGCTGGTGCTGGACAACCTGATTGGCGAGATCCGCCCGGCCGGCCGACGCCCCGACCTGTTTCCGGTTTTCAGCTTCAACAATGAAGGCCTGTGGGTGGGCGGCGGCACCACCTCCGCCGCCGACCCCACCACCCGCCTGTCACGCTGGCGCGACGTGCTCGAACGCATGCGCAGCGAAGGACTGCAATGA
- a CDS encoding ATP-binding protein has protein sequence MNAADSPSDRLPDADAQADRHGAAPQRVVKIRRDYNTWVANETLEDYALRFTPRSFRKWSEFRVGNTAFGAASFLVLEAVGATMLVSYGFINSFWAILAIGLIIFLTGLPISLYAARYGVDMDLLTRGSGFGYIGSTITSLVYASFTFILFALEAAIMAYALEMALGIPPSWGYLICALVVIPLVTHGVTVISKLQTLTQPIWLFLLALPFFFVLREDPAALAGLWQYPGVDGKGGEFDLHLFAGAMTVGIALITQMGEQADYLRFMPARTQQNRWRWLFGVVLGGPGWVLIGVVKMLGGALLAWMLLRNGMAPDKAVDPNQMYLLGFSAVFDSSLWAVVVTALFVIVSQLKINVTNAYAGSLAWSNFFSRLTHSHPGRVVWVVFNILIALLLMEMNVFQALGQVLGLYSNIAISWMVAVVADLVINKPLGLSPPGIEFKRSHLYDINPVGVGALLIASALSVSTFIGLFGPALQPYAPFVALVVALFSSPLIAWLTKGRYYLARTPEPVTSGKTRVATRQCCICGQHFEPEDTSHCPAYQGTICSLCCSLDARCEDQCKPHARLSVQWSELLQKLLPKSLLPYLDAGLGHYLLLMIGVTSFLALLLGTLYYHELIARSVDLAAGYPGEMLRGDLKGVLLKAFAALFLMGGIAAWWMVLTHKSRQVAQEESNRQTRLLMEEIESHRRTDEQLQNARRVAEQANQAKSRYVTSISHELRTPLNSILGYAQILDGDEAIPPQRRQAVSVIRRSGEHLLSLIEGTLDIARIEGGKFALEMRPLAFAEFVRQLVAMFELQARNKGLGFHFEIVGTLPEFVRADEKRLRQILINIIGNAVKFTARGTVRVRLTYRREMALFEVEDSGPGIAADEIAHVFEPFARGSSARGSTTTGTGLGLTISKMLTDLMGGELTVDSQPGAGSVFRVRLFLPQLHDAQVAEVLPRVQRIGYKGVRRRILTVDNERVDRELLANLLEPLGFEVGQAESGLDCLELVPHFRPHLVFMDLAMPGIDGWETIRRLRAAGLDEAPVAIISANAFDKGLDHDVGIGAEDFILKPIRVEELLDWIGRRLQLEWVWADAPAAAAERVPTVEVEQLVLPPSAELRALDELIELGFLRGILARLADIERMAPEYAEFVRVQRELARQFQFDAMREILCRKDLPES, from the coding sequence ATGAACGCTGCCGACTCCCCTTCCGACCGCCTTCCTGACGCTGACGCGCAGGCGGACCGGCACGGCGCTGCGCCACAGCGGGTGGTAAAGATCCGGCGCGACTACAACACCTGGGTCGCCAACGAAACGCTCGAGGACTACGCGCTGCGCTTCACCCCGCGCAGCTTCCGCAAGTGGTCCGAGTTCCGGGTCGGCAACACCGCGTTTGGCGCGGCGTCCTTTCTGGTGCTCGAAGCGGTCGGCGCGACCATGCTGGTCAGCTATGGTTTCATCAACAGCTTCTGGGCCATCCTCGCGATCGGCCTCATCATCTTTCTCACCGGTTTGCCGATCAGCTTGTATGCCGCGCGCTACGGCGTTGATATGGATCTGCTGACACGTGGCTCAGGTTTTGGCTACATCGGCTCGACCATCACGTCGCTGGTCTATGCCTCCTTCACCTTCATCCTGTTCGCACTCGAAGCCGCGATCATGGCCTACGCGCTCGAGATGGCACTCGGCATCCCGCCAAGCTGGGGCTACCTGATCTGCGCGCTGGTGGTGATACCGCTGGTCACCCATGGCGTGACCGTGATCAGCAAGCTGCAGACCTTGACCCAGCCGATCTGGCTTTTCCTTTTGGCGCTGCCTTTCTTCTTCGTTTTGCGCGAGGACCCCGCTGCACTCGCAGGGCTGTGGCAATACCCCGGCGTCGATGGCAAGGGTGGTGAGTTTGATCTGCACCTCTTCGCCGGCGCCATGACCGTCGGTATCGCGCTCATTACCCAGATGGGCGAGCAGGCCGACTATCTGCGTTTCATGCCGGCACGTACCCAGCAGAATCGCTGGCGCTGGCTGTTTGGCGTGGTGCTGGGCGGGCCGGGCTGGGTGCTGATCGGGGTGGTCAAGATGCTGGGCGGTGCCCTGCTGGCGTGGATGCTGCTGCGCAACGGCATGGCGCCGGACAAGGCGGTCGATCCCAATCAGATGTACCTGCTCGGTTTTTCGGCGGTGTTCGACAGCAGCCTGTGGGCCGTGGTGGTGACAGCGTTGTTTGTCATCGTCTCGCAGCTCAAGATCAATGTCACCAACGCCTATGCCGGCTCGCTGGCTTGGTCGAACTTCTTCTCGCGGCTGACCCACAGCCACCCCGGGCGCGTCGTCTGGGTGGTGTTCAATATCCTGATCGCCCTGCTGCTGATGGAGATGAACGTTTTTCAGGCGCTCGGGCAGGTGCTCGGTCTGTATTCCAACATCGCGATTTCATGGATGGTCGCTGTCGTGGCGGATCTGGTGATCAACAAGCCGCTCGGCCTGTCGCCACCGGGCATCGAATTCAAGCGCAGCCACCTGTACGACATCAATCCGGTCGGCGTCGGGGCGCTGCTGATCGCCTCGGCGCTGTCGGTAAGTACCTTCATCGGCCTGTTCGGCCCGGCGCTTCAGCCCTATGCGCCCTTCGTGGCGCTGGTTGTCGCCTTGTTCTCCTCGCCGCTGATCGCGTGGCTGACCAAGGGACGCTACTACCTTGCGCGGACGCCCGAGCCGGTGACCAGTGGCAAGACCCGGGTGGCGACCCGCCAGTGCTGCATCTGCGGGCAGCACTTCGAGCCCGAGGACACCAGCCATTGCCCGGCCTATCAGGGCACGATCTGCTCGCTGTGCTGTTCGCTCGATGCGCGCTGCGAAGATCAGTGCAAACCCCATGCACGCCTGTCAGTGCAGTGGTCGGAGCTGTTGCAGAAACTGCTGCCGAAATCCTTGCTGCCCTATCTCGATGCCGGGCTCGGTCACTACCTGTTGCTGATGATCGGAGTCACGTCCTTTCTCGCTCTGCTGCTCGGCACGCTCTACTACCATGAGTTGATCGCGCGTAGCGTCGACCTGGCCGCCGGCTATCCGGGCGAGATGCTACGGGGCGATCTGAAGGGCGTACTGCTGAAGGCGTTTGCGGCCCTGTTCCTGATGGGCGGTATTGCGGCGTGGTGGATGGTGCTGACGCACAAGAGCCGGCAGGTGGCGCAGGAGGAATCGAACCGTCAGACCCGCTTGCTGATGGAAGAAATCGAATCCCACCGCCGCACCGACGAGCAGCTGCAGAACGCGCGTCGCGTGGCGGAGCAGGCCAATCAGGCCAAGAGTCGCTATGTCACCTCGATCAGCCACGAATTGCGCACGCCGCTCAACAGCATCCTCGGCTATGCGCAGATTCTCGACGGCGACGAGGCCATCCCGCCCCAGCGGCGGCAGGCGGTGAGCGTGATCCGCAGGAGCGGCGAGCACCTGCTGTCGCTGATCGAGGGCACGCTGGACATTGCACGCATCGAGGGCGGAAAGTTTGCGCTCGAGATGCGGCCGCTGGCCTTCGCCGAGTTCGTGCGCCAGCTGGTGGCCATGTTCGAGTTGCAGGCGCGCAACAAGGGGCTCGGCTTCCACTTCGAGATCGTTGGCACGCTGCCGGAGTTCGTGCGCGCCGACGAAAAGCGTCTGCGCCAGATCCTGATCAACATCATCGGCAATGCAGTGAAATTCACCGCGCGCGGCACGGTTCGCGTGCGCCTGACCTACCGTCGTGAGATGGCCTTGTTCGAGGTTGAAGACAGTGGCCCCGGCATTGCTGCAGACGAGATCGCGCATGTCTTCGAGCCCTTCGCCCGTGGCAGCAGCGCCCGCGGCAGCACGACAACGGGCACCGGGCTGGGGCTGACGATCAGCAAGATGCTCACCGACCTGATGGGGGGCGAGCTCACCGTTGACAGCCAGCCTGGCGCCGGCAGCGTGTTTCGCGTCCGTCTCTTTCTGCCGCAACTCCACGACGCGCAGGTGGCGGAGGTGCTGCCGCGCGTTCAGCGCATTGGCTACAAAGGTGTGCGGCGGCGCATTCTCACGGTAGATAACGAGCGTGTCGACCGCGAGCTGCTGGCGAATCTGCTCGAACCACTCGGCTTCGAGGTGGGTCAGGCCGAGTCCGGCCTTGATTGCCTCGAACTGGTACCGCATTTCCGCCCCCACCTTGTTTTCATGGATCTGGCGATGCCCGGCATCGACGGCTGGGAAACCATCCGGCGTCTGCGTGCAGCCGGGCTCGACGAGGCGCCGGTGGCGATCATCTCGGCCAATGCCTTCGACAAGGGGCTGGACCACGATGTCGGGATCGGCGCGGAGGACTTCATCCTCAAGCCCATCCGGGTGGAGGAACTGCTCGACTGGATCGGTCGCCGTCTGCAGCTCGAATGGGTGTGGGCAGATGCCCCGGCCGCGGCTGCGGAACGCGTGCCCACGGTCGAGGTGGAACAACTGGTATTGCCCCCATCCGCCGAGCTGCGGGCGCTCGACGAGTTGATCGAACTGGGCTTCCTGCGCGGTATCCTTGCCCGACTGGCTGACATCGAACGCATGGCACCCGAGTATGCCGAGTTCGTGCGGGTGCAGCGCGAACTCGCGCGTCAGTTCCAGTTCGACGCCATGCGCGAAATACTGTGTCGCAAGGACTTGCCGGAATCATGA
- a CDS encoding LapD/MoxY N-terminal periplasmic domain-containing protein — translation MSLIKQLWIAIVMVTLLSLGGSLVVSTLAAKRYLEQQLNVKNVDNATALALSLSQMPKDPVTVELQVAAQFDAGHYRVIRLVGPDGNILVERTAEPRLDDVPAWFVRLAAIEAHPGVAHVQDGWQQFATLTLESQTSYAYTELWHSIRQMLLWFAIMASAAGVVGSLLLGRITAPLRKLVGQAEAIGERRFVTTPEPATAELRVVVRAMNALSERVRLMLVDEARRLETLRKQTQEDALTGLFERRQFLNVLGAQLVDHDAPTGGALLIARVGELSELNRTRGREFADALLRALADAIRKQIGEQPTWVAGRLNGSDLAILAPGVAYLPLWAESLVKALHDVADKHVTGGDSAGIALPIAAALYSPGEALPTVLTRTDTALAEAELAGGRAVQLDAWVRLTQPQRDQSQWHQLISRALDQHELRLETYPVRDGNGALVHVEAPLRLRLDGEWRGVAYFMPWAVRLDLMGKIDAAVVKAALELIRNTGQAVAVNISSQAIRSAGFLADLLHQLEMAPNEAPLLWMEVPEQEAARNQAEFRTFCLALKPLACKLGLEHAGPNFNALGDLHDLGLDYLKVDASLLRDLNGNSGNQAFARSLCMLAHALGLSVIAEGVDHPEAVTMLSDVGFDAMTGPGIR, via the coding sequence ATGTCCCTGATCAAGCAACTCTGGATCGCCATCGTCATGGTCACCCTGCTATCCCTTGGCGGCAGCCTGGTGGTGAGCACGCTGGCGGCAAAGCGCTACCTCGAACAGCAACTCAACGTGAAAAACGTCGACAACGCCACTGCGCTCGCACTGTCACTGTCGCAGATGCCGAAGGATCCGGTCACCGTCGAACTGCAGGTTGCCGCGCAGTTCGATGCCGGACACTACCGCGTGATTCGCCTGGTCGGACCCGACGGCAACATCCTGGTTGAACGCACTGCCGAGCCCCGTCTCGACGACGTCCCAGCCTGGTTCGTGCGCCTCGCCGCGATCGAGGCCCACCCCGGTGTGGCGCACGTGCAGGACGGCTGGCAGCAGTTCGCCACCCTGACGCTGGAAAGCCAGACCAGCTACGCCTACACCGAGCTGTGGCACAGCATTCGGCAGATGCTGTTGTGGTTCGCCATCATGGCGTCCGCAGCCGGCGTCGTTGGCAGTCTGCTGTTGGGCCGCATCACGGCCCCCCTCCGCAAGCTGGTTGGGCAGGCCGAGGCCATCGGTGAGCGCCGCTTCGTCACCACGCCCGAGCCCGCCACCGCCGAACTGCGCGTCGTGGTGCGCGCGATGAACGCATTGTCCGAACGCGTGCGCCTGATGCTGGTGGACGAAGCCCGACGCCTTGAAACCCTGCGCAAGCAAACACAGGAAGATGCCTTGACCGGCCTGTTCGAGCGCCGCCAGTTTCTCAACGTGCTCGGTGCGCAACTGGTCGACCACGATGCACCGACGGGCGGCGCACTGCTGATCGCACGGGTCGGCGAGCTGTCCGAACTCAACCGCACCCGGGGCAGGGAGTTCGCAGATGCCCTGCTGCGAGCGCTGGCAGATGCCATCCGCAAGCAGATCGGGGAGCAGCCGACATGGGTCGCGGGCCGTCTGAACGGAAGCGACCTTGCGATCCTCGCCCCGGGTGTTGCCTATCTTCCGCTATGGGCCGAGAGCCTGGTCAAGGCTTTGCACGACGTAGCGGACAAGCACGTCACCGGCGGTGACAGCGCGGGCATCGCCCTGCCCATCGCCGCGGCCCTGTACTCCCCCGGCGAAGCACTGCCAACGGTGCTGACCCGCACCGATACGGCGCTGGCCGAAGCCGAACTGGCCGGCGGGCGGGCGGTTCAGCTCGACGCCTGGGTGCGCCTCACGCAGCCTCAGCGCGACCAGTCGCAATGGCATCAGCTCATTTCCAGAGCGCTCGATCAGCATGAACTGCGCCTTGAAACCTATCCTGTGCGGGATGGCAATGGCGCACTGGTGCACGTCGAGGCACCGCTGCGCTTGCGGCTTGATGGCGAGTGGCGTGGCGTCGCCTACTTCATGCCATGGGCGGTGCGCCTCGATCTGATGGGGAAGATCGATGCCGCCGTCGTGAAGGCTGCGCTGGAACTCATTCGCAACACCGGTCAGGCCGTCGCGGTCAACATTTCGTCCCAGGCCATCCGCAGCGCCGGCTTTCTGGCCGATCTGCTGCATCAACTGGAGATGGCACCTAACGAAGCACCACTGCTGTGGATGGAAGTTCCGGAGCAGGAGGCTGCGCGCAATCAGGCCGAGTTCCGCACCTTCTGCCTCGCGCTCAAACCCCTGGCGTGCAAGCTCGGCCTGGAGCATGCCGGCCCGAACTTCAACGCACTTGGCGACCTGCACGACCTCGGGCTCGACTACCTCAAGGTCGACGCTTCACTGCTTCGCGACCTGAACGGCAACAGCGGCAACCAGGCCTTCGCGCGCAGTCTGTGCATGCTGGCGCACGCTCTGGGCCTGAGCGTGATCGCAGAAGGCGTGGATCACCCTGAAGCCGTCACGATGCTGAGCGATGTGGGCTTTGATGCCATGACCGGCCCCGGCATCCGCTGA
- a CDS encoding TolC family outer membrane protein, giving the protein MKRIRTLVSLAVLASLPVVAAASAPELLRDAARKAVVSNPEVQARWHAFRAAGADQDAARGGYLPQVDVTTSIGRESQKRPGSSTDHYTHSNATLSLNQMVYDGFYTRSEVSRLGYARLARYYEIIDASESAALEAVRAYADVQRYRDLVALAKQNYVEHKLVYDQIAERAGAGVGRRVDLEQATGRLALAESNLLTEVSNLHDVSSRYQRVVGELPADALPPMGDKLGVEGIPPSASDALREAFNTSPSLNAAVENVRAGQAAIETRRAAYHPRVDLRASQAVDRNLDNLDGRSRDGVVELVLTYNLFRGGSDDARIRQAAESLNQAKDLRDKACRDLRQTVAIAYNDVQRIQEQLRYLDQHQLSIEKAREAYRRQFDIGQRTLLDLLDTENEYFQARRAYTNARYDGLTAEARTLSGMGHLMRALDVAREDLPSAVDAGQDRDGIDPATLCPPDAPAALQIDKAALLAKTLKELGAAK; this is encoded by the coding sequence ATGAAACGAATTCGTACCTTGGTCTCACTAGCGGTCTTGGCGAGTCTGCCTGTTGTTGCCGCTGCGTCGGCCCCAGAGTTGCTGCGTGACGCTGCGCGCAAGGCCGTTGTGAGCAACCCCGAGGTGCAGGCACGCTGGCACGCATTCCGTGCAGCCGGCGCCGACCAGGATGCCGCGCGGGGTGGCTACCTGCCGCAGGTTGATGTGACGACCAGCATTGGCCGTGAAAGCCAGAAGCGCCCGGGCAGTTCGACGGATCACTACACGCATAGCAATGCCACGCTGTCGCTCAACCAGATGGTGTACGACGGCTTCTATACCCGCAGCGAGGTATCCCGCCTCGGCTATGCCCGTCTGGCCCGATACTACGAAATCATCGACGCCTCCGAGTCGGCTGCGCTCGAGGCGGTACGCGCTTATGCCGACGTGCAGCGCTATCGCGACCTGGTTGCGCTCGCGAAGCAGAACTATGTCGAACACAAGCTGGTGTACGACCAGATCGCAGAGCGCGCCGGGGCCGGTGTCGGCCGCCGGGTGGATCTTGAGCAGGCGACCGGGCGTCTGGCGCTGGCCGAGTCCAACCTGCTGACCGAAGTGTCCAACCTGCACGATGTCAGCAGCCGCTATCAGCGCGTGGTGGGCGAATTGCCGGCCGACGCTCTGCCACCGATGGGCGACAAACTCGGCGTTGAGGGTATTCCGCCGAGTGCCAGTGATGCCTTGCGTGAAGCCTTCAACACCAGCCCTTCGCTCAATGCCGCAGTCGAGAATGTGCGTGCAGGCCAGGCTGCGATCGAAACCCGCCGTGCGGCCTACCACCCGCGGGTGGACCTGCGCGCCAGCCAGGCGGTCGACCGCAACCTCGACAACCTTGACGGGCGTTCGCGCGACGGTGTGGTGGAACTGGTGCTGACCTATAACCTTTTTCGCGGCGGTTCGGATGACGCCCGCATTCGGCAGGCTGCCGAATCGCTGAACCAGGCCAAGGATCTGCGCGACAAGGCGTGTCGCGATCTGCGGCAAACGGTGGCGATTGCCTACAACGACGTACAGCGAATCCAGGAGCAGTTGCGTTATCTCGATCAGCATCAACTGTCGATCGAGAAAGCGCGCGAGGCCTACCGTCGCCAGTTCGACATCGGTCAGCGCACCCTGCTTGATCTGCTCGATACCGAAAACGAGTATTTTCAGGCCCGCCGTGCCTATACCAACGCACGCTACGACGGTCTGACCGCCGAAGCCCGCACCCTGTCGGGGATGGGGCACCTGATGCGCGCGCTCGACGTGGCACGCGAGGACTTGCCAAGCGCGGTCGATGCAGGACAGGACCGCGACGGTATCGACCCCGCCACTCTGTGCCCGCCCGATGCGCCGGCCGCGCTGCAGATCGACAAGGCCGCGCTGCTGGCAAAGACCCTGAAGGAATTGGGCGCCGCAAAGTAA
- the gorA gene encoding glutathione-disulfide reductase yields the protein MSEYDYLVIGGGSGGVATARRAAEYGARVLLIEGGRLGGTCVNVGCVPKKVMWYAGGIAQTLADAPGYGFTVGQTSFDWATLKHSRDAYIDRLNGIYANMLEKAGVSLVRGFARFVDGRTVEVNGQHYSAEHIVIATGGRPSVPEIPGAVLGITSDGFFTLDHLPARVAVVGGGYIAVELAGVLNALGSKVTMLVRGEQLLRPFDAMVREELMTQMKDDGVNILTSTQARSVKRTQSGALRVECDQLDLEVDTLIWAIGREANTDRLDLANAGITAEAGGVIVTDPFQNTSTSGIYAIGDITGRAELTPVAIAAGRKLAARLFKGEADARLDYDNIPTVTFSHPPIGTIGLTEDEARKQHKTVSVYTTRFTGMYNAMTEHKPKTAMKLVCAGAEERVVGCHIIGEGADEMLQGFAVAIKMGATKADFDSTVAIHPTSAEELVTMR from the coding sequence ATGAGCGAGTACGACTATCTGGTGATCGGCGGCGGCAGCGGCGGTGTCGCCACTGCGAGACGGGCGGCGGAATATGGCGCACGCGTGCTGCTGATCGAAGGCGGTCGCCTCGGTGGCACCTGCGTGAACGTGGGCTGCGTGCCGAAAAAGGTCATGTGGTACGCCGGCGGCATCGCGCAGACCCTGGCAGATGCACCCGGCTACGGTTTCACCGTTGGCCAGACCTCATTCGACTGGGCCACGCTGAAGCATTCGCGTGACGCCTACATCGACCGCCTCAACGGCATCTACGCCAACATGCTGGAAAAAGCCGGTGTCAGCCTGGTGCGCGGCTTCGCACGCTTTGTCGATGGCCGCACCGTTGAGGTCAATGGTCAGCACTACAGCGCCGAACACATCGTCATCGCCACGGGCGGACGGCCCTCGGTACCGGAGATTCCGGGCGCCGTCCTAGGCATCACCTCGGACGGTTTCTTCACCCTCGACCATCTGCCCGCCCGGGTTGCGGTGGTCGGCGGCGGCTATATTGCGGTCGAGCTCGCGGGGGTGCTCAATGCGCTCGGCAGCAAGGTCACCATGCTGGTGCGCGGCGAGCAGCTGTTGCGGCCCTTTGACGCGATGGTGCGTGAAGAGCTGATGACGCAGATGAAGGACGATGGCGTGAACATCCTGACCAGCACCCAGGCACGTTCCGTCAAGCGCACCCAGAGCGGCGCGTTGCGCGTTGAATGCGATCAGCTCGACCTCGAGGTCGATACCCTGATCTGGGCCATCGGCCGCGAGGCCAATACCGACCGGCTCGACCTTGCCAACGCGGGCATTACCGCCGAGGCCGGCGGCGTGATCGTCACCGACCCCTTCCAGAACACGTCCACATCGGGCATCTATGCCATTGGCGACATCACCGGCCGCGCCGAACTGACGCCGGTGGCCATCGCCGCAGGACGCAAGCTCGCTGCCCGACTGTTCAAGGGTGAAGCCGACGCCAGGCTCGACTACGACAACATTCCGACAGTGACCTTCAGCCATCCGCCGATCGGCACCATCGGCCTCACCGAGGACGAGGCGCGCAAGCAACACAAAACGGTCAGCGTCTACACCACCCGCTTCACTGGCATGTACAACGCGATGACCGAGCACAAACCCAAAACCGCGATGAAGCTGGTGTGCGCCGGCGCAGAGGAGCGCGTGGTCGGCTGCCACATCATCGGCGAAGGCGCGGATGAGATGCTGCAGGGCTTCGCCGTGGCGATCAAGATGGGCGCCACCAAGGCCGACTTCGATTCCACCGTGGCCATCCACCCGACCAGCGCGGAAGAGCTGGTGACGATGCGCTGA